The following are from one region of the Rhizobacter sp. AJA081-3 genome:
- a CDS encoding aspartate kinase: MALIVHKYGGTSMGSTERIRNVAKRVAKWARAGHQMVVVPSAMSGETNRLLALAKDLSPASTTPEFQRELDMIASTGEQVSVGLLAIALQAEGMPAVSYAGWQVPIATDSSYTKARIQSIDDQRVRADLAAGKVVVITGFQGVDGDGNITTLGRGGSDTSAVAVAAALKADECLIYTDVDGVYTTDPRIVPEARRLHSISFEEMLEMASLGSKVLQIRSVEFAGKYRVPMRVLSSFTPWDIAIDEEARSGTLITFEEDAKMEQAVVSGIAFNRDEAKISLLGVPDRPGIAYQILGPVADANIDIDVIIQNVSHDGKTDFSFTVHRNDYARTMELLKSTVVPSTGAAEVSGDTKICKVSIVGIGMRSHVGVASRMFKALSDEGINIQMITTSEIKTSVVIDEKYMELAVRALHKAFDLEQAPA, from the coding sequence ATGGCACTCATCGTTCACAAGTACGGCGGCACATCGATGGGCTCGACCGAGCGCATCCGCAACGTCGCCAAGCGCGTCGCCAAATGGGCGCGGGCAGGGCACCAGATGGTGGTCGTGCCCTCGGCCATGAGCGGCGAGACCAACCGCCTGCTCGCGCTGGCCAAGGACCTCTCTCCGGCGTCGACCACCCCTGAGTTCCAGCGCGAACTCGACATGATCGCCTCGACCGGCGAGCAGGTCTCGGTGGGCCTCCTGGCCATCGCGCTGCAGGCCGAAGGCATGCCGGCCGTCAGCTATGCGGGTTGGCAGGTGCCGATCGCCACCGACAGCTCGTACACCAAGGCGCGCATCCAGAGCATCGACGATCAGCGCGTGCGTGCCGACCTGGCCGCCGGCAAGGTGGTCGTCATCACCGGCTTCCAGGGCGTCGACGGCGACGGCAACATCACCACGCTGGGCCGCGGTGGCTCGGACACCTCGGCAGTGGCCGTGGCCGCGGCGCTGAAGGCCGACGAGTGCCTGATCTACACCGACGTCGACGGCGTCTACACCACCGACCCGCGCATCGTGCCGGAGGCGCGACGCCTGCACAGCATCAGCTTCGAGGAGATGCTGGAGATGGCGAGCCTCGGCTCCAAGGTGCTGCAGATCCGTTCGGTGGAGTTCGCCGGCAAGTACCGCGTGCCGATGCGCGTGCTGTCGAGCTTCACGCCCTGGGACATCGCCATCGACGAAGAAGCCCGCTCGGGCACGCTGATCACTTTCGAGGAAGACGCAAAAATGGAACAAGCCGTCGTGTCGGGCATCGCATTCAACCGCGATGAAGCCAAGATCAGCCTGCTCGGGGTGCCGGACAGGCCCGGCATCGCGTACCAGATCCTCGGCCCGGTGGCCGATGCGAACATCGACATCGACGTGATCATCCAGAACGTCTCGCACGATGGAAAGACGGACTTCTCGTTCACCGTGCACCGCAACGACTACGCGCGCACGATGGAGTTGCTGAAGTCGACGGTCGTGCCCAGCACCGGCGCCGCCGAAGTGTCGGGCGATACGAAGATCTGCAAGGTCAGCATCGTCGGCATCGGCATGCGATCGCACGTGGGCGTGGCCAGCCGCATGTTCAAGGCGCTGAGCGACGAGGGCATCAACATCCAGATGATCACCACCAGCGAGATCAAGACCAGCGTGGTGATCGACGAGAAGTACATGGAACTCGCCGTGCGTGCATTGCACAAGGCCTTCGATCTCGAGCAGGCGCCTGCCTGA
- a CDS encoding ankyrin repeat domain-containing protein, with protein MSYFRVQRFIGLKFALNFKYVFYLSIAIAFSSANAGAYEDLFKAVIRDDVAWLRSLLQQGVDPNSRDPKGYPALSLALRRESPGAFALLLAHPATDVNALNAAGESALMLAAIAGDLESSQRLLARGARLDGPGWTPLHYAASGPNTRLVELLLARGATLEAEAPNGTTPLMLAAQTGPESTVELLLRQGADARRRNQRDLQAADFARLGGRDWLADRLELMTK; from the coding sequence ATGTCGTATTTTCGAGTTCAAAGGTTCATTGGCCTAAAGTTCGCACTCAACTTTAAGTATGTTTTCTATCTATCTATCGCAATTGCATTTTCTTCAGCAAACGCCGGAGCCTACGAGGATCTCTTCAAGGCCGTGATCCGCGATGACGTTGCCTGGCTCCGCAGCCTGCTCCAGCAAGGTGTGGATCCCAACAGCCGCGACCCGAAAGGCTACCCAGCCCTGTCCCTGGCCCTCAGGCGCGAGTCGCCGGGCGCCTTTGCGCTCCTCTTGGCGCATCCGGCCACTGACGTGAATGCGCTCAATGCGGCCGGCGAGTCTGCGTTGATGCTCGCGGCCATTGCCGGCGATCTGGAGTCCAGCCAACGACTGCTGGCGCGTGGCGCCCGGCTGGACGGGCCCGGGTGGACGCCGCTTCACTATGCGGCCAGCGGCCCGAACACCCGGCTGGTGGAACTGCTGCTGGCCCGGGGCGCGACGCTGGAGGCGGAAGCCCCCAACGGCACCACCCCATTGATGCTGGCGGCACAGACCGGGCCCGAGTCCACCGTCGAGCTGCTGCTTCGTCAGGGCGCCGACGCAAGACGGCGCAACCAACGGGATCTGCAGGCTGCCGACTTTGCGCGCCTGGGCGGACGCGACTGGTTGGCCGACCGCCTCGAACTGATGACGAAGTGA
- a CDS encoding TatD family hydrolase, with protein sequence MFVDSHCHLSFPGLAERIDDIRADMAAASVDRALCICTTLEEFDTVQGLAARFDNFWCSAGVHPDNEGVREPRIEDLLELAQRPRVVAIGETGLDYYRLNGRSLDDMEWQRERFRVHIRAARATGLPLVVHTRSASADTVRLLREEGAEAVGGVFHCFTETMQVAREALDLGFHISFSGILTFKTAVELQEVARYVPLERCLIETDSPYLAPVPFRGKTNTPALVPYVARKLAELKSVDVEEVAAATSHNFERLFKTSLRT encoded by the coding sequence ATGTTCGTCGACTCACACTGCCACCTGAGCTTTCCGGGGCTCGCCGAGCGCATTGACGACATCCGCGCCGACATGGCCGCGGCATCGGTCGATCGTGCGCTGTGCATCTGCACGACGCTGGAAGAATTCGACACGGTCCAGGGGCTGGCCGCGCGCTTCGACAACTTCTGGTGCAGCGCCGGCGTGCACCCCGACAACGAAGGCGTGCGCGAACCCCGCATCGAAGACCTTCTCGAGCTGGCGCAGCGGCCGCGCGTGGTGGCCATCGGAGAGACGGGGCTCGACTACTACCGGCTCAATGGTCGCAGTCTCGACGACATGGAATGGCAGCGCGAGCGCTTCCGGGTCCATATCCGCGCCGCGCGTGCCACCGGGCTGCCGCTCGTCGTGCACACCCGCAGCGCCTCGGCCGACACCGTTCGCCTGCTGCGGGAGGAGGGCGCCGAGGCGGTCGGCGGCGTGTTCCATTGCTTCACCGAGACGATGCAGGTCGCCCGCGAGGCGCTGGACCTTGGCTTTCACATCTCCTTCTCGGGCATCCTGACCTTCAAGACGGCTGTGGAGCTCCAGGAGGTCGCGCGCTACGTCCCGCTGGAGCGCTGCCTGATCGAGACGGACAGCCCGTACCTGGCACCCGTGCCATTCCGCGGCAAGACAAACACGCCGGCCCTCGTGCCCTATGTCGCGCGCAAGCTGGCCGAGCTCAAGTCTGTCGACGTCGAGGAGGTCGCCGCAGCGACCAGCCACAACTTCGAGAGGCTATTCAAGACTTCATTAAGGACTTGA
- a CDS encoding PilZ domain-containing protein: MLPGAPATAAGSRPSVIQLVFREKGALYAAYMPVFSDGGLFVPTTREYRLGEDIYLLLSLPEDPQRYPVAGKVGWITPANASGGRTQGVGVRFPTDEKTRLLKLKIEEILGTSISSAKPTQTI; this comes from the coding sequence ATGCTGCCCGGAGCGCCCGCCACCGCGGCCGGGTCGCGGCCAAGCGTCATTCAGCTGGTGTTTCGCGAGAAGGGCGCGCTGTACGCGGCCTACATGCCGGTGTTCTCGGACGGTGGCCTGTTCGTGCCGACCACGCGCGAGTACCGGCTCGGCGAAGACATCTACCTGCTGCTCTCGCTGCCCGAAGACCCGCAGCGTTACCCGGTGGCCGGCAAGGTCGGCTGGATCACGCCAGCGAACGCCTCGGGCGGCCGCACTCAGGGAGTCGGCGTGCGCTTCCCGACCGACGAGAAGACCCGCCTGCTCAAGCTGAAGATCGAAGAGATCCTCGGCACCTCCATCTCCTCGGCTAAGCCGACGCAGACCATCTGA
- the holB gene encoding DNA polymerase III subunit delta': MVGTDGALPLPWLGDWLDTALRTQRGHAVLIHGPQGIGQWQLSLTLAQAWLCDADAGARRPCGTCSSCRLVQARSHPDLLVLLPEALQGPLGWTVGDPEAEAPETGSKTRQPSKEIKVEAVRAAVAFAQTTPARNAGKVVVLHPAERMNGISANALLKTLEEPAGTARFILSSSAPQSLLPTIRSRCQALGLALPDPVQATAWLAGQGVASAEVVLAAAGGQPLDALEWVREGLDAKLWARLPAIVAQGDAAPLTGWPIARVVDALQKLCHDVLSVSVGAAPRFFPAGAVTARPGTAPISQWSRELLRAARQAEHPLNSGLMIEALVSRARLALMPGQGR; encoded by the coding sequence ATGGTAGGCACGGACGGCGCGCTGCCACTGCCCTGGTTGGGCGACTGGCTGGACACGGCGCTGCGCACGCAGCGTGGCCACGCCGTGCTGATCCATGGGCCGCAGGGCATCGGCCAATGGCAGCTGTCGCTGACGCTGGCGCAGGCCTGGCTGTGCGATGCCGACGCCGGCGCTCGCCGCCCGTGCGGTACCTGCTCTTCGTGCCGGCTGGTGCAGGCACGCTCGCACCCGGACCTGCTCGTGCTGCTGCCCGAGGCGCTGCAAGGGCCACTGGGCTGGACGGTCGGCGACCCGGAGGCGGAAGCGCCCGAGACCGGCAGCAAGACCCGCCAGCCCAGCAAGGAGATCAAGGTCGAGGCCGTTCGCGCTGCCGTCGCATTTGCACAGACGACGCCGGCGCGAAACGCCGGCAAGGTCGTCGTGCTGCACCCGGCCGAGCGCATGAACGGCATCTCGGCCAACGCCCTGCTGAAGACGCTCGAGGAGCCCGCCGGCACGGCGCGCTTCATCCTGAGCAGTTCGGCGCCTCAGTCGCTGCTGCCGACCATCCGCAGCCGTTGCCAGGCGCTCGGCTTGGCACTGCCGGACCCGGTGCAGGCCACCGCCTGGTTGGCCGGGCAGGGTGTGGCCTCGGCGGAGGTCGTGCTCGCGGCCGCCGGCGGCCAGCCGCTGGATGCATTGGAATGGGTACGCGAAGGCCTGGACGCCAAGCTGTGGGCGCGCCTGCCGGCGATCGTGGCGCAAGGAGACGCCGCGCCGCTGACGGGCTGGCCGATCGCTCGTGTCGTCGATGCATTGCAGAAGCTCTGCCACGACGTTCTCAGCGTGAGCGTCGGTGCGGCGCCGCGCTTCTTTCCCGCAGGCGCAGTGACGGCACGCCCCGGCACCGCGCCGATCAGCCAATGGTCCAGGGAGCTGCTTCGCGCCGCACGCCAGGCCGAGCATCCACTGAATTCAGGGCTGATGATCGAGGCACTTGTCTCACGAGCGCGCCTGGCCCTGATGCCGGGGCAGGGCCGCTAG
- the tmk gene encoding dTMP kinase encodes MSGRFITFEGIDGAGKSTHIVALAQRLRERGAEVVRTREPGGTELAEKLRELVLHAPMDALTEALLVFAARRDHVQQLVAPALARNATVVCDRFTDATFAYQGGGRGFDAQVLAQLERWVHGDLQPQLTFWLDLPAAEAARRRAAARAADRFESEDIAFFDRVRAGYAARMAADPGRFVRIDSSLEREAVWAQIDAELVRRGW; translated from the coding sequence GTGAGCGGCCGCTTCATCACCTTCGAAGGCATCGACGGCGCCGGCAAGTCCACCCACATCGTCGCGCTGGCGCAACGGCTGCGCGAGCGTGGTGCCGAGGTCGTTCGCACACGCGAGCCCGGCGGCACCGAACTGGCCGAGAAACTGCGCGAGCTGGTGCTGCATGCCCCGATGGATGCACTCACCGAGGCCTTGCTCGTGTTCGCTGCGCGGCGCGACCATGTGCAGCAGCTCGTCGCGCCTGCATTGGCCCGCAATGCCACCGTGGTCTGCGACCGATTCACCGATGCGACCTTCGCCTACCAGGGTGGCGGCCGCGGCTTCGATGCCCAGGTACTCGCCCAGCTGGAGCGCTGGGTGCACGGGGACTTGCAGCCGCAGCTCACCTTCTGGCTCGACCTGCCCGCTGCGGAAGCGGCCCGTCGCCGCGCCGCAGCGCGAGCCGCCGACCGCTTCGAGAGCGAAGACATCGCCTTCTTCGATCGGGTGCGGGCAGGGTATGCAGCTCGCATGGCGGCCGACCCGGGCCGCTTCGTGCGCATCGATTCCTCGCTCGAGCGCGAGGCCGTCTGGGCACAGATCGACGCCGAGCTCGTGAGGCGCGGATGGTAG
- the mltG gene encoding endolytic transglycosylase MltG has protein sequence MKWIIRLVVVLVIVALGAAGAAAWWLQQPLKLSGETVELSIEQGELPRDIAQGWVRAGVQAPRWALYEWFRWSGKAKRIRAGSYEIGAGTTPVTLLEKMVRGDETLATVRLIEGWTFRQFRAELAKADALKPTTAAMSDAQIMEALGQPGVAPEGRFYPDTYAYSKGSADLAVLKRALRAMRQRVDEAWAARAPDLPLRTPDEALTLASIVEKETGAAAERARIAAVFVNRLRIGMPLQTDPTVIYGLGEAFDGNLRKRDLQTDTPYNTYTRPGLPPTPIAMPGAASLRATVKPEASKALYFVARGDGSSEFSETLAEHNRAVNKYQRGR, from the coding sequence ATGAAGTGGATCATCCGCCTCGTCGTCGTGCTGGTCATCGTTGCGCTCGGTGCCGCCGGCGCGGCAGCGTGGTGGCTGCAGCAGCCGCTGAAGCTGTCGGGCGAGACGGTCGAGCTGTCGATCGAGCAAGGCGAACTGCCGCGCGACATCGCCCAAGGCTGGGTCCGTGCCGGCGTGCAGGCGCCTCGCTGGGCGCTGTACGAGTGGTTCCGCTGGTCGGGCAAGGCCAAGCGCATCCGCGCCGGCAGTTACGAGATCGGCGCCGGCACGACACCCGTCACCCTGCTCGAGAAGATGGTGCGCGGCGACGAGACGCTGGCCACGGTGCGCCTGATCGAAGGCTGGACCTTCCGGCAGTTCCGCGCCGAGCTCGCCAAGGCCGACGCGCTGAAGCCGACCACCGCCGCGATGAGCGACGCTCAGATCATGGAGGCGCTCGGGCAGCCAGGCGTGGCCCCGGAAGGGCGCTTCTATCCGGACACCTACGCCTACAGCAAGGGCAGCGCCGACCTCGCCGTGCTCAAGCGCGCCTTGCGTGCCATGCGCCAGCGTGTCGACGAGGCCTGGGCCGCCCGCGCGCCCGACCTTCCGCTGCGCACACCGGACGAGGCGCTGACGCTGGCTTCGATCGTCGAGAAGGAAACCGGCGCAGCGGCCGAGCGCGCACGCATTGCGGCCGTGTTCGTGAACCGCCTGCGCATCGGCATGCCGCTGCAGACCGACCCGACGGTGATCTACGGCCTGGGCGAGGCTTTCGACGGCAACCTGCGCAAGCGCGACCTGCAGACCGACACGCCCTACAACACCTACACGCGTCCGGGCTTGCCGCCCACGCCCATCGCCATGCCGGGTGCGGCGTCGCTGCGCGCGACGGTCAAGCCCGAGGCCTCGAAGGCGCTCTACTTCGTCGCGCGCGGCGACGGCAGCAGCGAGTTCAGCGAGACGCTCGCCGAGCATAATCGCGCGGTCAACAAGTACCAGCGCGGCCGCTAG
- a CDS encoding folate-binding protein YgfZ, which yields MAADDNRGMEHTLDTNGVVRLAHWGVIRARGADAARFLHGQLTSDMLNLGPGRAVPAGFCSAKGRLQASFIVWAGEADEILLACSASLLAPTLKRLSMFVMRAQCKLDDATAELPLHGLAGPAALALLGDAQPWECRRSEAGTAIRLPDAQGVPRALLAGTSPSGVAPLDADSWRWLEVSSGVPVIEAATVDQFVPQMVNLELIGGVDFKKGCYPGQEVVARSQYRGTLKRRMFLFDVPAAAQPGQELFHSADPGQPAGLIANAAPSPAGGSRVLAEVKLVALDEGSLHLGSADGPVLTRRELPYAVPTESAAPA from the coding sequence ATGGCGGCTGATGATAATCGGGGCATGGAACACACCCTCGATACCAATGGTGTCGTGCGTCTGGCCCACTGGGGCGTGATCCGCGCCCGAGGGGCCGACGCCGCCCGCTTCCTCCATGGCCAGCTCACCAGCGACATGCTGAACCTGGGCCCTGGCCGCGCCGTGCCGGCCGGCTTCTGCTCCGCCAAGGGCAGGCTGCAGGCCAGTTTCATCGTGTGGGCAGGCGAGGCCGACGAGATCCTGCTGGCCTGCTCGGCGAGCCTGCTCGCGCCGACGCTCAAGCGGCTGTCGATGTTCGTGATGCGTGCGCAATGCAAGCTCGACGACGCCACCGCGGAGCTGCCGCTGCACGGTCTGGCCGGCCCGGCTGCTCTGGCCCTGCTGGGCGACGCGCAGCCGTGGGAGTGCCGGCGCAGCGAAGCCGGCACGGCGATCCGCCTGCCCGATGCCCAGGGTGTTCCGCGTGCCTTGCTGGCTGGCACTTCGCCTTCCGGCGTGGCGCCGCTGGACGCGGACAGCTGGCGCTGGCTCGAGGTGAGCAGCGGCGTTCCCGTCATCGAGGCTGCGACGGTCGACCAGTTCGTGCCGCAGATGGTGAACCTCGAACTGATCGGCGGCGTGGACTTCAAGAAAGGTTGTTATCCCGGCCAGGAGGTGGTGGCGCGCAGCCAGTACCGCGGCACGCTGAAGCGCCGCATGTTCCTGTTCGACGTCCCGGCGGCGGCGCAACCCGGCCAGGAACTGTTCCACAGTGCCGACCCCGGCCAGCCGGCCGGTCTGATTGCCAACGCCGCGCCGTCGCCCGCCGGCGGCTCGCGCGTCCTCGCCGAGGTCAAGCTCGTCGCCCTGGACGAGGGCAGCCTGCACCTGGGCTCGGCCGACGGGCCCGTGCTGACGCGGCGCGAACTGCCCTACGCGGTGCCAACGGAAAGCGCCGCGCCCGCCTGA
- a CDS encoding DUF4936 family protein produces the protein MAAAADGTAKGHDRASLGTAGQPMRELFIYYRSRVECEAEVAAQVRGFQAHLMLEHPTLVARLLRRPEAKDGLLTWMETYAFATMNPDRAIDAPLQQQIEASAACLRGLIEGERHTEVFIPCAC, from the coding sequence ATGGCGGCTGCGGCAGACGGCACGGCAAAAGGTCACGACCGGGCTTCCCTGGGGACAGCCGGCCAGCCCATGCGAGAGCTGTTCATCTACTATCGATCGCGCGTCGAATGCGAAGCCGAGGTGGCTGCGCAAGTACGCGGATTCCAGGCGCATCTCATGCTCGAGCATCCGACCCTGGTGGCGCGACTGCTGCGCCGGCCGGAGGCGAAGGATGGGTTGCTGACCTGGATGGAAACCTACGCCTTCGCCACGATGAATCCCGACCGCGCCATCGATGCCCCACTGCAGCAGCAGATCGAAGCGTCTGCCGCGTGTCTTCGCGGCCTGATCGAAGGCGAGCGCCACACCGAGGTCTTCATCCCATGTGCCTGCTGA
- a CDS encoding NRDE family protein, with protein MCLLTLALDENRRFPLVIAANRDEFFARPASRLAWWTPEPGATQILGGRDLDAGGTWLGLTAEGRLAMLTNVRDPSRHDPSAPSRGRIVPEWLAARERVDRFWMRTALAGYNGFNLIAADFSLGECYWASNTGSHPLRLERGVYGISNAGLDTPWPKVLSLKSRTREAITQSGSVDELANRLFEALSDRQMPSDDELPETGVGLERERLLAPAFIRSPDQSYGTRCSTLIITERVNRHNVTHVLERSFASHGGVALLRRATLNHWPPRYNAGDAVPAVQGGVVSESEIDGVSATATVRRTRVRSLLRPEPKRRRGAPVSGSA; from the coding sequence ATGTGCCTGCTGACGCTGGCTCTCGACGAAAACCGGCGCTTCCCGCTGGTCATCGCCGCCAACCGCGACGAGTTCTTCGCGCGACCGGCCTCTCGCCTGGCCTGGTGGACGCCGGAGCCCGGTGCCACGCAGATCCTCGGTGGCCGCGACCTCGATGCCGGCGGCACCTGGCTGGGGCTGACCGCGGAAGGACGCCTGGCGATGCTCACCAATGTGCGCGATCCGTCTCGGCACGACCCGTCGGCGCCGTCGCGCGGCCGCATCGTGCCGGAGTGGCTGGCGGCCCGCGAGCGTGTCGACCGGTTCTGGATGCGCACCGCGCTGGCCGGCTACAACGGCTTCAACCTCATCGCCGCGGATTTCTCTCTGGGCGAGTGCTACTGGGCCAGCAACACCGGCAGCCATCCGCTGCGGCTCGAGCGCGGCGTCTACGGCATCTCCAACGCCGGGCTGGATACACCTTGGCCGAAGGTGCTCTCGCTGAAGTCGCGCACGCGGGAGGCGATCACGCAGTCCGGCTCGGTCGACGAACTCGCGAACAGGCTGTTCGAGGCGCTGTCCGACCGCCAGATGCCGTCCGACGACGAACTGCCCGAGACCGGGGTGGGGCTGGAGCGCGAACGTTTGCTGGCGCCGGCCTTCATCCGCTCGCCCGACCAGAGCTACGGTACACGTTGCTCCACGCTGATCATCACCGAGCGCGTGAATCGCCACAACGTGACGCACGTGCTCGAGCGCAGCTTTGCCTCGCATGGTGGCGTGGCGCTGCTGCGCCGGGCCACGCTGAACCACTGGCCGCCGCGCTACAACGCGGGCGACGCAGTGCCGGCGGTGCAAGGCGGCGTGGTCTCCGAGTCCGAGATCGACGGGGTGTCGGCCACCGCGACGGTGCGCCGCACCCGGGTGCGCAGCCTGTTGCGGCCCGAACCGAAGCGCCGCCGCGGGGCACCCGTCTCCGGCTCAGCCTGA
- a CDS encoding YbgC/FadM family acyl-CoA thioesterase has product MKRTEFRFFDRLRVRWAEIDAQKIVFNAHYLMYFDTAVAGYWRALALPYAQTMESLGGDLYVRKATVEYHGSARYDDQLEIGMRCGRIGNSSLLFEGAVFRGDEPLINGELVYVFADPHTQTSRPVPQSLRDVLQGFEAGQGMVDVRVGGWEELGREASAIRTAVFVEEQRIPAEMEWDVADASCVHAVAYNRFGLPLATGRLLQHVPGVAKIGRMAVSQSLRGSGVGRHVLEALMKAARARGDREVLLHAQSSAAPFYSRAGFAPRGPEFEEAGIPHIEMVRAL; this is encoded by the coding sequence ATGAAACGCACCGAGTTCCGCTTCTTCGACCGCCTGCGCGTGCGCTGGGCCGAGATCGATGCGCAGAAGATCGTCTTCAATGCGCACTACCTGATGTACTTCGACACCGCCGTCGCCGGCTACTGGCGTGCGCTGGCCTTGCCCTACGCACAGACGATGGAATCACTCGGCGGCGATCTCTACGTGCGCAAGGCCACCGTCGAGTACCACGGGTCGGCGCGCTACGACGACCAGCTCGAGATCGGCATGCGCTGTGGCCGGATCGGCAACTCTTCGCTGCTGTTCGAGGGCGCGGTGTTCCGCGGCGACGAGCCGCTGATCAACGGCGAACTGGTCTACGTCTTCGCCGACCCGCACACGCAGACTTCGAGGCCCGTGCCGCAGAGCCTGCGCGACGTGCTGCAGGGTTTCGAGGCCGGGCAGGGCATGGTCGACGTCCGCGTGGGCGGCTGGGAAGAACTCGGCCGCGAGGCCAGCGCGATCCGCACCGCGGTGTTCGTCGAAGAGCAGCGAATCCCCGCCGAAATGGAGTGGGACGTCGCCGACGCCTCCTGCGTTCACGCCGTCGCCTACAACCGCTTCGGGCTGCCGCTGGCCACCGGCCGGCTGCTGCAGCATGTGCCCGGCGTGGCGAAGATCGGCCGCATGGCGGTCAGCCAGAGCCTGCGCGGCAGCGGTGTGGGCCGCCACGTGCTGGAAGCGCTGATGAAGGCAGCGCGGGCGCGCGGCGACCGCGAAGTGCTGCTTCATGCGCAGTCGAGCGCTGCGCCGTTCTATTCGCGCGCCGGCTTCGCGCCGCGTGGCCCGGAGTTCGAGGAAGCCGGCATACCGCACATCGAGATGGTGCGGGCGCTTTAG
- a CDS encoding alpha/beta hydrolase — MSTHLLTPRMAGVLERIRRAKRPAFHTLSAEQARAAYVAGAEVLDLPRARLDRVEDLRVPGADGTELAARRYWPVGTPRGTLLYLHGGGFTIGGLETHDSLCRQLALLSGAQVLALDYRLAPEHRFPTAVDDTWAALRWLREQGASLGFDSERLAVGGDSAGGTLAAVAAILSRDHGLPLRAQLLITPGTTAHADTATHKLFANGFLLDAVTIEWFFEQYIDRSQRSDWRFAPLNADSLDGVAPACLLLAECDPLCDEGLAYADRLRLAGVEVSLELYRGMTHDFIKMGRVLDEARHAQAAAGDALRRAFEP; from the coding sequence ATGAGCACCCATCTTCTGACCCCGCGCATGGCCGGCGTGCTGGAGCGCATCCGGCGTGCCAAGCGGCCGGCATTCCACACCCTGTCTGCCGAGCAGGCCCGTGCCGCCTACGTGGCCGGCGCCGAGGTGCTGGACCTGCCGCGGGCGCGACTCGATCGGGTCGAAGATCTGCGCGTGCCCGGCGCCGATGGCACCGAGCTGGCCGCGCGGCGCTACTGGCCCGTGGGTACGCCACGCGGAACGCTGCTCTACCTGCACGGCGGCGGCTTCACGATCGGCGGCCTGGAGACGCACGACAGCCTGTGCCGCCAGCTCGCGCTGCTCAGCGGCGCGCAGGTTCTGGCGCTGGACTATCGGCTGGCACCCGAGCACCGCTTCCCGACCGCCGTCGACGACACCTGGGCCGCACTGCGCTGGCTGCGCGAGCAGGGCGCATCGCTGGGCTTCGACAGCGAACGCCTGGCCGTCGGCGGCGACAGCGCCGGCGGAACGCTCGCCGCAGTGGCGGCGATCCTGTCGCGCGACCACGGCCTGCCTCTGCGCGCGCAGTTGCTGATCACGCCGGGCACGACGGCGCATGCCGACACCGCGACGCACAAGCTGTTCGCCAACGGCTTCCTGCTCGACGCCGTGACCATCGAATGGTTCTTCGAGCAGTACATCGACCGCTCGCAGCGCAGCGACTGGCGTTTCGCGCCGCTGAATGCCGACTCGCTCGACGGCGTGGCGCCCGCCTGCCTGCTGCTGGCCGAGTGCGACCCCCTGTGCGACGAGGGTCTGGCCTATGCCGACCGCCTGCGCCTGGCTGGCGTCGAAGTCTCTCTGGAGTTGTACCGCGGCATGACGCATGATTTCATCAAGATGGGCCGCGTGCTCGACGAGGCCCGCCATGCGCAGGCCGCCGCCGGGGATGCATTGAGGAGGGCCTTCGAGCCATGA